One Coffea eugenioides isolate CCC68of chromosome 2, Ceug_1.0, whole genome shotgun sequence genomic window, CAACggtaagcgcttgatcctgacaagtggtatcagagcgaggTCGCGGGTTCGAGTCTCCCTGACTGTTGTTGGGGGAGGGAttgttggcctaatcagcaacatccctcagatACCGGCTCGACGGAACTAACCGCCCAGCCCGTGGCACCCAGGGATGCAGCCCATCATGCTGGCCAAGCGTGGTACGGTATtttgcgctgccattgtggttaagaaaataaagttgcgccttcgctaacagctatagcttttggtgTAATGGTAAGCGTTTGATCCtgacaatttcaaattttattgtAACCTACAGTAGAagtatttaaaattttactataacttATTGTAGAAATTATAGGAAGaatttttaaaatgaaattttttttatgtgttttgggtattttgaaatgtgtgatttaaaaattttgaaattttttttgaaattactatagttaaagttattaaaaaatttgtagGAGACAACCTTGACCAAAAACTCCTTTGCCCAACAACGACATATTAGGGGGTGCTTGGCTTGAGGGTATGGGATTCAAGATTTGGAACGATGTCCATTTTAAGTGCTTGGATAATAGGTATGGGATTGAAGATTTTGGAATGAATTCTAAAAAGTTGGCAACTCTCCATTCCTGAGTGATTTGGTGGGTTTTGTTAATTCCTATATTTGATTCCAAGATAATTTTtataaaacattttttttatccACTCACCCCTTCACCCTCATCCCGTCACCCTCCCTCGTCTTCCTCATCACCTCCCACCACTTGTCTCCTCCTCCATGGcatctaaaaatttttcttgTTGCCATCACTTAACATCTCAAAAACTTTCACCTTCCCTCTCACTAGTATCACTCCTTCCTcgccctctttttttttcttcaatcaaATTAAAGTTTTAATTTTGTGACTTCGAATCAAATGAAATTCGATCGAGACCTACAACAAAAAAGTGGCGGCAGAAGTAAAAAAGCTCGAGACAAATACAAGTAACATGATGGTGACGGCGGACGCAAAAGATTTAGAAGCTGAGCTTGGTGCGGCGCCAGTGGCGGCGCTTGGCATTGTAGCGGATGGTGTTGTCAGTGCGCATGCGGATCCAATAAGGGATGGGCCTGTTCTGTCTCTGCTTCTTCACCAGCTTCTTCTTTATCATGAAGGTCTTGTGGGACGGCATCTTCGGTTGCTGGAAGTTGAAGGAGAGCTCCGGTGGGAGGATGGGTTGGCTTCAGAATAGCTGCAGATAGGTTGAAGGCAAGGCGGCCGATGACTGGCGGTTGCTGCTAAAGGCCCGTGTGAATGAAcccaacaaaagaaaaagataggGCAAAAATGCAATAATAATTTTGATACCTATTCCACTAAAAATTGTACCAAGCAGTGGTGATTTCAATGATACCAGGAGCTTATACCGATACTGATTTTTTATAATTCATTCCGTATCCAATTCTAATTCTGGAGCATGAACCAAGCACCCCCTTAGTTTTCAACTACATTTCTACACCCTTTGACTTATTTGCTGATGGACGAACGACACATGACATGTGCAACAACACAACATCGCAAGTGCACTCAACTGCTTATTTGCCATGATAGTACACGATCAATCCTCAATGAACTTACAACAACATGTAGTTTGATTTTCACGTTTCGTTGCGCCTAAATTCCAaaccctttttaatttttatgggTACGGCAGAGATGGTTGGTTGATTTGAATAAAAGGCCATCAATACAGTCGTGAATGAGATGTATAGGAGCAATTGCACGTGCATGCAAAGCGGGGGATGACTTTGAAATGCAAACTCGCTGTTTTTTGGGATTGGCTTCTGTTTGTTAGGAGTACTTCAAAATTGAAGAGGAGAAGATGCCCGTTTTCAAAAGCTATCTATCCACTGGATTTCATTTCTGATGCATGCATGGGTGCCCGTCgaa contains:
- the LOC113764177 gene encoding 60S ribosomal protein L39-3-like is translated as MPSHKTFMIKKKLVKKQRQNRPIPYWIRMRTDNTIRYNAKRRHWRRTKLSF